A region from the Nesterenkonia lacusekhoensis genome encodes:
- a CDS encoding cysteine desulfurase family protein, whose product MTYFDHAATTPVKPTALRVLTEQMPQLSNPSSLHGSGRRARLAVDSARAQLAEAAGAHPSEVIFTSGGTEADNLAIKGLWWQRRSGQDGDSRRRRILLPGIEHHAVLDTAEWLEAKEGAELVMIPVDAEGVVELSSFAEQLRRLLSEEPESIALVTAMWANNETGAVQPVAEMAQLCREHGVPFHTDAVQAFGSVAGDGGPVSFSASGASTMAITGHKIGAPVGIGALLVRRDVALTPVQHGGGQERDIRSGTLDAAGICAFAAVAEETVSGTEAESARLAELRNRLVEVVDGVEGATLRGPDPRISPAKRLPNNLHITVDGAEGDSLLFMLDMAGFDTATGSACTAGVPRASHVLLAMGLTEEEARGAQRFSLGHTTTEEDVEKLAGALPGIIAQARDAGRNSRR is encoded by the coding sequence ATGACATACTTCGATCACGCCGCGACCACTCCGGTGAAGCCGACCGCTCTGCGCGTGCTCACCGAGCAGATGCCGCAGCTGAGCAATCCCTCCTCGCTGCACGGTTCAGGCCGACGGGCTCGGCTCGCCGTGGACTCTGCCCGTGCCCAGCTGGCCGAGGCCGCGGGCGCCCACCCTTCGGAGGTCATCTTCACCTCCGGCGGCACCGAGGCGGACAACCTGGCGATCAAGGGGCTGTGGTGGCAGCGGCGTTCCGGTCAGGACGGAGACTCCCGACGCCGGCGCATCCTGCTGCCGGGCATCGAACATCACGCCGTGCTGGACACCGCCGAATGGCTGGAGGCCAAGGAGGGCGCGGAGCTGGTGATGATCCCCGTGGACGCCGAGGGTGTGGTCGAGCTGAGCAGCTTCGCCGAACAGCTTCGGCGCCTGCTCTCGGAGGAGCCGGAGAGCATCGCTCTGGTCACCGCCATGTGGGCCAACAACGAGACCGGCGCGGTGCAGCCGGTGGCGGAGATGGCCCAGCTCTGCCGCGAGCACGGCGTCCCGTTCCACACCGATGCGGTCCAGGCCTTCGGCTCTGTCGCCGGCGACGGCGGCCCGGTCAGCTTCTCCGCCTCGGGCGCCTCCACGATGGCGATCACCGGCCACAAGATCGGTGCTCCGGTGGGGATCGGCGCTCTGCTGGTCCGCCGGGATGTGGCCCTGACCCCGGTGCAGCACGGCGGAGGGCAGGAGCGCGACATCCGTTCCGGGACGTTGGATGCCGCGGGCATCTGCGCCTTCGCCGCAGTGGCCGAGGAGACGGTCAGCGGCACCGAGGCCGAGTCTGCACGCCTCGCCGAGCTGCGGAACCGCCTGGTGGAGGTCGTGGACGGCGTCGAGGGGGCGACTCTGCGTGGGCCGGATCCGAGGATCAGCCCGGCCAAGCGGCTGCCGAACAATCTGCACATCACGGTGGACGGGGCCGAAGGCGACTCCCTGCTGTTCATGCTGGATATGGCCGGCTTCGACACCGCCACCGGCTCCGCCTGCACCGCCGGGGTTCCGCGGGCCTCTCATGTGCTGCTGGCCATGGGGCTCACAGAGGAGGAGGCCCGCGGGGCTCAGCGCTTCTCCCTGGGCCACACCACCACGGAGGAGGACGTGGAGAAGCTGGCCGGTGCGCTGCCGGGGATCATCGCCCAGGCTCGCGACGCCGGCCGCAACTCCCGGCGCTAG
- a CDS encoding pentapeptide repeat-containing protein produces MAERRRLSEDLPPAGESGSDLRGASLIESVWEEASLTEGDLSGLTVAESRLSRLNIPHLQAPRSGWRDVLLEDSRIGVVELYDAVLSGVKLASAKLDLINLRGAELRDLLIEGCALGEVDLTQASAHRVALRGTRAETLVLTGLRAQHLDLTGAEIGRIVGLEGLRGAVVTSQQLLELAPALAEHLGLEVSG; encoded by the coding sequence GTGGCCGAGCGGCGCCGCCTGAGCGAGGACCTGCCTCCCGCAGGAGAGTCCGGCAGCGATCTCCGCGGGGCCTCGCTGATCGAGAGCGTCTGGGAGGAGGCCTCGCTGACCGAGGGCGACCTCTCCGGGCTCACCGTGGCCGAGTCGCGGCTGAGCAGGCTGAACATCCCACATCTGCAGGCGCCCCGCTCCGGCTGGCGGGATGTGCTGCTCGAGGACAGTCGCATCGGCGTCGTGGAGCTCTATGACGCCGTGCTCTCGGGAGTGAAGCTGGCGTCTGCCAAGCTCGACCTGATCAACCTGCGTGGTGCCGAGCTGCGAGATCTCCTCATCGAAGGCTGCGCCCTTGGGGAGGTCGACCTGACCCAAGCGAGTGCTCACCGCGTGGCACTGCGCGGAACCCGGGCCGAGACTCTGGTGCTGACCGGGCTGCGCGCCCAGCATCTGGATCTGACCGGGGCTGAGATCGGCCGGATCGTCGGCCTGGAGGGTCTGCGCGGTGCGGTGGTGACCTCCCAGCAGCTGCTCGAACTCGCCCCGGCGCTCGCGGAGCACCTCGGACTGGAGGTCAGCGGCTGA
- a CDS encoding J domain-containing protein: MTNPTGSSSPDFYSVLGVDPDADQKTIRAAYRRRMRQTHPDQGGSAEEFHRVQQAWEALGSEESRSAYDRARGGVDPAGPTAEEDFGLNGGTYARGRTWTASTSGTAHSPGGRRGGPPKPSGAALRPPVYEPDLSTPEPLSLPLTSQRVHGQFASRGLFGGGKTQRRHRRSVELLTKHVLEELPAARLFNDVHLEPAAADRKGRRRAPRGSERAEHVLVCGDALVVLGVHEVAASAASWDGRTLRAGGRAMALPNLAAQARRLRETLTQRLAAEYGREPVLTISHQMMLLSTDGSLLSPVVEPAAGSAPLAAGRAVRRVLAELAVSERANVVDRRLLAALRDQLATPDVV, from the coding sequence ATGACCAACCCGACCGGCAGCTCCTCCCCGGACTTCTACAGCGTGCTGGGCGTAGACCCCGACGCCGACCAGAAGACGATCCGCGCCGCCTACCGACGCCGGATGCGCCAGACCCATCCTGATCAGGGCGGTTCGGCCGAAGAGTTCCATCGGGTCCAGCAGGCCTGGGAGGCCCTCGGTTCAGAGGAGTCACGCTCGGCCTACGATCGGGCACGCGGCGGGGTCGATCCCGCAGGCCCGACTGCCGAAGAGGACTTCGGCCTCAACGGCGGAACCTACGCCAGAGGCCGCACCTGGACCGCCTCCACCTCAGGGACGGCCCACTCCCCCGGTGGGCGCCGAGGCGGCCCGCCCAAGCCCTCCGGGGCAGCGCTGAGGCCGCCGGTCTATGAACCTGATCTCTCCACTCCTGAGCCCCTGTCCCTGCCGCTGACCAGCCAGCGGGTCCACGGGCAGTTCGCCTCACGGGGACTCTTCGGCGGCGGAAAGACGCAGCGCCGGCATCGCCGCAGCGTCGAGCTGCTGACCAAGCACGTGCTGGAGGAGCTGCCGGCGGCCCGACTGTTCAACGACGTGCACCTGGAGCCCGCCGCGGCCGACCGGAAGGGCCGGCGTCGGGCGCCCCGCGGCTCAGAGCGGGCCGAGCATGTGCTGGTCTGCGGCGATGCGCTGGTCGTGCTCGGAGTCCACGAGGTCGCCGCCTCAGCGGCCTCCTGGGACGGACGCACGCTGCGTGCCGGCGGACGGGCGATGGCTCTGCCGAACCTCGCCGCCCAGGCGCGCCGGCTCCGGGAGACGCTGACCCAGCGGCTGGCCGCAGAGTACGGACGCGAACCGGTGCTGACCATCAGCCACCAGATGATGCTGCTCTCCACCGACGGCAGCCTGCTCAGCCCTGTGGTGGAGCCAGCTGCGGGATCCGCGCCGCTGGCCGCGGGCCGCGCGGTGCGCCGCGTGCTGGCCGAGCTGGCCGTCTCCGAGCGGGCCAATGTGGTGGACCGCCGCCTGCTCGCCGCCCTGCGCGACCAGCTGGCCACCCCCGACGTCGTCTGA
- a CDS encoding tRNA (cytidine(34)-2'-O)-methyltransferase, with amino-acid sequence MSADEPSPAPLRVLVDQPEIPGNTGNLIRLAAVTGVELHLAEPLGFDFADAKLRRAGLDYHDLAVLTVHPSLEAAYQALGLETEIPAEQHPRVFAFTGEGTIGHTQITYRPGDVMLFGRESVGLDESVKAGPRITQKVRIPMLPSRRSLNLANSVSIAVYEAWRQNDFAGAV; translated from the coding sequence GTGTCTGCAGACGAACCCTCCCCCGCACCCCTGCGCGTACTCGTCGACCAGCCGGAGATCCCCGGCAACACCGGCAACCTGATCCGCCTGGCCGCGGTGACCGGCGTCGAACTCCACCTGGCTGAGCCGCTGGGCTTCGACTTCGCCGATGCCAAGCTGCGCCGCGCCGGACTGGACTATCACGACCTGGCCGTCCTGACCGTCCACCCCAGCCTGGAGGCCGCCTACCAGGCGCTCGGGCTCGAGACCGAGATTCCCGCCGAGCAGCATCCGCGGGTCTTCGCCTTCACCGGGGAGGGAACCATCGGCCACACTCAGATCACTTATCGTCCCGGTGATGTGATGCTCTTCGGCCGGGAGTCTGTGGGTCTGGACGAGTCCGTGAAGGCGGGCCCGCGCATCACACAGAAGGTGCGGATCCCCATGCTGCCCTCCAGGCGCTCGCTGAACCTGGCCAACTCCGTGTCCATCGCGGTCTACGAGGCCTGGCGGCAGAACGACTTCGCCGGGGCCGTCTGA
- a CDS encoding IS3 family transposase (programmed frameshift) encodes MTSKRRRHTPEQIIRKLQDAEKLQAEGHDVAATARELGVTEATYYRWKNQYGGLKAEDAKRLKELQKQNDRLKKLLAEAELEKAALKELAGGKLLSPDRRRAAARHLMATMGISERRATALAGLARSAFRRALKSENAGDPDAGLRAWLRAYAKDHPRWGYRRAYHDARAEGWAVNHKKVQRLWREEGLRVPVRRRRKRVGSSTAEAPQADAPNVVWAVDFQFDADETGRAIKIASIVDEHTRECLGGIVARSITGDDLTAHLDAIAADRGLPEVLRCDNGPELICHAMADWAGEVTGIHYIPPGAPWRNGYVESFNSRIRDECLNITSFWSLTHARVIITDWKKEYNTIRRHSALGYRSPAEYAEICTH; translated from the exons ATGACAAGCAAGAGAAGACGCCATACCCCGGAACAGATCATCCGGAAGCTCCAAGACGCTGAGAAGCTCCAGGCAGAAGGCCACGACGTCGCCGCCACCGCCCGCGAACTGGGAGTCACCGAGGCCACCTACTACCGGTGGAAGAACCAATACGGCGGGCTCAAAGCCGAAGACGCCAAACGGCTGAAGGAACTTCAGAAGCAAAACGACCGGCTCAAGAAGCTCCTGGCCGAGGCGGAGCTGGAGAAGGCCGCGCTGAAGGAGCTGGCGG GAGGGAAACTTCTAAGCCCGGACCGGCGCCGAGCAGCTGCGCGACACCTGATGGCCACCATGGGCATCAGTGAACGCAGAGCCACCGCGCTGGCCGGGCTTGCCCGATCCGCCTTCCGCCGGGCACTGAAGTCTGAGAACGCTGGTGATCCTGATGCTGGGCTGCGGGCCTGGCTACGGGCTTATGCAAAGGACCACCCGCGCTGGGGCTACCGGCGGGCCTATCATGATGCCCGAGCCGAGGGCTGGGCGGTCAACCATAAGAAGGTCCAGCGGCTCTGGCGTGAAGAGGGCCTGCGGGTTCCGGTGAGACGTCGACGCAAACGCGTGGGGTCCTCCACCGCGGAAGCCCCGCAGGCGGACGCGCCGAATGTGGTGTGGGCGGTGGACTTCCAATTCGACGCCGATGAGACGGGCCGGGCGATCAAGATCGCCTCGATCGTCGATGAGCACACTCGCGAATGCCTGGGCGGGATCGTGGCCCGCAGCATCACCGGTGATGACCTCACCGCCCACCTCGACGCTATCGCCGCTGACCGGGGGCTTCCAGAGGTCCTACGGTGTGACAACGGCCCGGAGCTGATCTGCCACGCGATGGCCGACTGGGCCGGGGAGGTCACGGGGATCCACTACATCCCGCCGGGTGCGCCGTGGCGCAATGGGTACGTGGAGTCCTTCAACAGCAGGATCCGGGATGAGTGCCTGAACATCACCAGCTTCTGGTCTTTGACCCATGCTCGGGTGATCATCACGGATTGGAAGAAGGAATACAACACCATCCGGCGCCACTCAGCGCTCGGGTACCGCAGCCCGGCTGAGTATGCTGAAATCTGTACCCATTGA
- a CDS encoding anti-sigma factor domain-containing protein, translated as METPSPSRRDDQPDEFPETDSEELQDRVGHDEQAQPQESADADDAVAGDYGEEDSDEAETADEPETADEPTEPLTLSELLTGTAHGDESSFAAFYEATSDVVYGLALLMHEHPDGAYYSTVAVYQHLWEQADERARDLRLQTAASQSLTEEHLNSPEDEQDAYRPSEYELVLEWLVPLAHRIMVERFREGLAEPISLSAVPESQGGGVAGLPEEILDDLTTLSDAQTQAVALSYLAGGTHQQIADAVDSALPTVKSRLRDSMTRLHAQRDSRETDADPILRAAVTRKDVERGGAVNRNFTNHVSADLEKGLLVELAELYALDAIDDRERALLDETALNADEETSQQWDTRVLAARRTLAEIFSAHPVVPPGQLLDEILYDLRDREVGMSMVEEFSAHTEETTKRDPIMKRWMIVTGLVVVILLAVLLIWRFTAGQDVQTIADGADDARTVEDIELAGGGTGHAVISEEEDVAYLDFEDVATLDGHTYQVWLLSADQRAPSSLGNFTSSELEEEIISLRNISSYSHVQITAEEIRGEERPLGEVMAELPLHEDAPEESEDAAGDDAEGDTDGAEDSDGAEDSDGPETTEDGA; from the coding sequence ATGGAGACCCCTTCCCCGAGCCGCCGCGATGACCAGCCGGACGAGTTCCCGGAGACCGATTCCGAGGAGCTGCAGGACCGGGTCGGCCACGACGAGCAGGCCCAGCCTCAGGAGAGCGCCGATGCCGACGACGCTGTGGCCGGAGACTACGGTGAGGAAGACTCCGACGAGGCAGAGACTGCCGACGAGCCTGAGACCGCCGACGAGCCGACCGAGCCGCTGACGCTGAGCGAGCTGCTCACCGGCACCGCTCACGGCGATGAATCCTCGTTCGCCGCGTTCTACGAGGCCACCTCCGATGTGGTCTACGGACTGGCCCTGCTGATGCACGAGCATCCCGACGGCGCCTACTACTCCACAGTGGCCGTCTACCAGCACCTGTGGGAGCAGGCCGACGAGCGCGCCCGGGACCTGCGCCTGCAGACTGCCGCCTCCCAGTCACTGACTGAGGAGCACCTGAACTCCCCGGAGGACGAGCAGGATGCCTACCGCCCGAGTGAGTACGAGCTGGTCCTGGAATGGCTGGTTCCACTGGCCCACCGCATCATGGTCGAGCGCTTCCGTGAGGGCCTGGCCGAACCCATCAGCCTCTCGGCAGTGCCTGAGTCGCAGGGCGGAGGCGTGGCCGGCCTGCCGGAGGAGATCCTCGACGACCTGACCACCCTCTCCGACGCCCAGACCCAGGCGGTGGCGCTGAGCTACCTGGCCGGCGGAACCCACCAGCAGATCGCCGACGCCGTGGACTCGGCGCTGCCTACGGTGAAGTCACGGCTGCGCGACAGCATGACCCGCCTGCACGCGCAGCGCGACTCCCGAGAGACCGACGCCGACCCCATCCTGCGGGCCGCTGTCACCAGGAAGGACGTGGAGCGCGGAGGCGCGGTCAACCGCAACTTCACCAACCACGTCTCGGCGGATCTGGAGAAGGGCCTGCTGGTCGAACTCGCCGAGCTCTACGCACTCGATGCCATCGATGACCGCGAACGCGCCCTGCTGGACGAGACGGCGCTGAACGCCGACGAAGAGACCTCCCAGCAGTGGGATACGCGAGTGCTGGCGGCACGGCGCACCCTGGCCGAGATCTTCTCCGCTCACCCGGTGGTCCCTCCCGGACAGCTGCTGGACGAGATCCTCTACGACCTGCGCGACCGTGAAGTCGGCATGAGCATGGTCGAAGAGTTCTCCGCCCACACGGAGGAGACCACCAAGCGCGACCCCATCATGAAGCGGTGGATGATCGTCACCGGCCTGGTGGTCGTCATCCTCCTGGCCGTCCTGCTGATCTGGCGCTTCACCGCCGGCCAGGACGTCCAAACCATCGCCGACGGGGCCGACGATGCCCGCACGGTGGAAGACATCGAGCTCGCCGGCGGGGGCACCGGCCACGCCGTGATCTCCGAAGAGGAGGACGTCGCCTACCTGGACTTCGAGGACGTCGCCACCCTGGACGGTCACACCTACCAGGTCTGGCTGCTCTCGGCCGACCAACGGGCCCCGAGCTCGCTGGGCAACTTCACCTCCTCCGAACTCGAGGAGGAGATCATCTCCCTGCGGAACATCTCCAGCTATTCCCATGTGCAGATCACTGCGGAGGAGATCCGCGGCGAGGAGCGCCCTTTGGGCGAGGTCATGGCGGAGCTGCCGCTGCATGAAGACGCGCCGGAGGAGTCGGAGGACGCTGCGGGCGACGACGCCGAAGGTGATACCGATGGTGCGGAGGATTCCGACGGTGCGGAGGATTCCGATGGTCCGGAGACCACAGAGGACGGCGCCTGA
- a CDS encoding OmpA family protein, whose protein sequence is MSERHARRTARPLAALILTGGLLLSTTVPAAADEEEFPGGPPERPEGQPSTEEFIYAPDAEDFTQRYDATDFIDELGGDSEEDDVIVLETDILFSAMEWEIPSGAGSTIAGLMDDVPEGATVQVHGHTDSNPVPEEYDFDNQVLSENRAEAVAEVLEQERSDLTLEVEGFGDSEPAVTEDPEDPSTYAANRRVEIRYGD, encoded by the coding sequence ATGAGTGAGCGTCACGCCCGCCGTACCGCCCGCCCGCTGGCAGCCCTGATCCTCACCGGAGGCCTGCTGCTGAGCACCACGGTCCCGGCCGCAGCCGATGAGGAGGAGTTCCCCGGGGGCCCGCCCGAAAGGCCCGAAGGGCAGCCTTCCACCGAGGAGTTCATCTACGCGCCGGACGCCGAGGACTTCACCCAGCGCTATGACGCCACCGACTTCATCGACGAGCTCGGCGGAGACTCCGAGGAAGACGACGTGATCGTCCTGGAGACCGACATCCTCTTCTCCGCCATGGAGTGGGAGATCCCGTCCGGAGCCGGCAGCACGATCGCAGGACTCATGGACGATGTCCCCGAGGGTGCCACCGTCCAGGTCCACGGCCACACCGATTCCAACCCGGTGCCCGAGGAGTACGACTTCGACAATCAGGTGCTCTCCGAGAACCGAGCAGAGGCCGTGGCCGAGGTCCTCGAACAGGAGCGCAGCGACCTCACGCTGGAGGTCGAGGGATTCGGCGACAGCGAACCCGCTGTGACCGAGGATCCGGAAGACCCCAGCACCTACGCCGCCAACCGACGCGTGGAGATCCGCTACGGCGACTGA